One uncultured Alphaproteobacteria bacterium genomic region harbors:
- the phnE gene encoding putative phosphonates transport system permease protein PhnE (Evidence 3 : Function proposed based on presence of conserved amino acid motif, structural feature or limited homology): MEAVARPDIVLPPPDRRARTLKLVGWGLLGAVLMASWRGAEMRPFDLIAYAGNMKVFVEGFFPPDFTNWRMFVEEMLITLQIAIWGTALAVVAAVPFGVLSAENVTPWWVCQPVRRLMDTFRAINEMVFAMLFVVAVGLGPFAGVLALFVHTTGVLAKLFSEAVEAVDPRPVEGIRATGAHPVQEVIFGVIPQVLPLWISYSLYRFESNVRSATVVGLVGAGGIGVVLWEDIRGFNYAETAAVMVVIVVTVTLLDLFSQRLRKLFT, from the coding sequence ATGGAAGCCGTTGCCCGCCCCGATATCGTCCTGCCGCCGCCGGATCGCCGCGCGCGGACCCTCAAGCTCGTCGGTTGGGGGCTGCTCGGTGCGGTGCTGATGGCTTCCTGGCGGGGCGCGGAGATGCGCCCGTTCGATCTGATCGCCTACGCCGGCAACATGAAGGTGTTCGTCGAAGGCTTCTTTCCGCCGGATTTCACCAACTGGCGGATGTTCGTCGAGGAGATGCTGATCACCCTGCAGATCGCGATCTGGGGAACCGCGCTCGCGGTCGTGGCGGCGGTGCCGTTCGGCGTGCTCTCGGCCGAGAACGTGACGCCCTGGTGGGTCTGCCAGCCGGTACGCCGACTGATGGATACGTTCCGCGCGATCAACGAGATGGTGTTCGCGATGCTGTTCGTGGTCGCGGTCGGTCTCGGGCCGTTCGCGGGGGTGCTGGCGCTGTTCGTCCACACCACCGGCGTGCTCGCGAAGCTGTTCTCGGAGGCGGTGGAGGCGGTGGACCCGCGCCCGGTGGAAGGGATCCGCGCCACCGGCGCGCATCCGGTGCAGGAGGTGATCTTCGGCGTGATCCCGCAGGTGCTGCCGCTGTGGATCTCCTATTCGCTCTACCGCTTCGAATCCAACGTGCGCTCCGCCACCGTCGTCGGCCTGGTCGGCGCGGGCGGCATCGGCGTGGTGCTGTGGGAGGACATTCGCGGCTTCAACTATGCCGAGACCGCGGCGGTGATGGTGGTGATCGTCGTGACCGTGACGCTGCTCGACCTGTTCTCGCAGCGCCTGCGCAAGCTGTTCACCTGA
- the phnN gene encoding ribose 1,5-bisphosphokinase (Evidence 2a : Function of homologous gene experimentally demonstrated in an other organism; PubMedId : 12700258, 1840580, 2155230, 9650256; Product type e : enzyme) → MSRLIYVIGPSGAGKDSVLTAARAQAPADLWFAHRYITRPAGDASENHVALTESEFETRRAAGGFALDWRANGLRYGIGAELDAWLARGMRVVVNGSRAALPHAAARYPSLLPVLITADAETLRARLLARGRETPETIAARLARLADAEIAHPALVTVVNDGGLDAAVRSFLAAIR, encoded by the coding sequence ATGAGTCGGTTGATCTACGTGATCGGGCCTTCGGGCGCGGGCAAGGACAGCGTGCTCACCGCGGCGCGGGCGCAGGCGCCCGCCGACCTCTGGTTCGCCCACCGCTACATCACCCGCCCGGCGGGCGACGCCTCGGAAAACCACGTGGCGCTCACCGAGAGCGAGTTCGAAACCCGCCGCGCCGCGGGCGGCTTCGCCCTCGACTGGCGCGCCAACGGCCTTCGCTACGGCATCGGCGCGGAGCTGGACGCGTGGCTGGCGCGCGGCATGCGGGTGGTCGTCAACGGCTCGCGCGCCGCCCTCCCCCACGCCGCCGCCCGCTATCCGTCGCTGCTGCCGGTGCTGATCACCGCCGACGCGGAAACCCTGCGGGCGCGGCTGCTGGCGCGCGGACGGGAAACCCCCGAGACCATCGCCGCGCGGCTCGCCCGCCTCGCGGACGCCGAGATCGCCCATCCCGCCCTCGTCACCGTGGTCAACGACGGCGGCCTCGACGCCGCGGTCCGGAGTTTTCTCGCCGCGATCAGGTGA
- a CDS encoding Phosphonate metabolim protein, transferase hexapeptide repeat family — protein MSQTLGPVPVVDPTARVVSCDLGPYTEIGPRCELRETVFGAYSYVAGDAEIIYARIGKFVSIASHTRINPGNHPMARAAQHHFSYRASAYGLGDDDAAFFDWRRAHGVAIGHDAWIGHGAVIMPGRSVGIGAVVGAGAIVTRDVPDYAVCIGNPGRVIRFRFSEPVRAALKRIAWWDWTHDSLGAALDDFRNLSIERFCEKYDN, from the coding sequence ATGAGCCAGACTCTCGGCCCCGTGCCCGTCGTCGACCCGACCGCGCGCGTGGTTTCCTGCGACCTCGGTCCCTATACCGAAATCGGCCCGCGCTGCGAACTGCGGGAGACCGTCTTCGGCGCGTATTCCTACGTCGCAGGCGACGCCGAAATCATCTATGCGCGGATCGGCAAATTCGTCTCGATCGCGTCGCATACCCGCATCAACCCCGGCAATCACCCGATGGCGCGCGCCGCGCAGCACCACTTCTCCTACCGCGCCTCGGCCTATGGGCTGGGGGACGACGACGCGGCGTTCTTCGACTGGCGGCGGGCACACGGCGTCGCGATCGGCCACGACGCCTGGATCGGTCACGGTGCGGTGATCATGCCGGGGCGGAGCGTCGGCATCGGCGCGGTGGTGGGGGCGGGGGCGATCGTCACCCGCGACGTGCCCGACTACGCGGTGTGCATCGGCAATCCGGGACGGGTGATCCGCTTCCGCTTTTCCGAGCCGGTCCGGGCGGCGCTCAAGCGCATCGCATGGTGGGATTGGACGCATGACAGCCTCGGCGCGGCGCTCGACGATTTCCGTAATCTCTCCATCGAGCGGTTTTGTGAAAAATACGATAACTGA
- a CDS encoding conserved hypothetical protein (Evidence 4 : Homologs of previously reported genes of unknown function) codes for MRYGIYYAPAEDSAFWRLGSTWLGRDAATGEPLAQPDVPGIRERTVAPHRYGLHATLKAPIALADGSREEEFLEAVEAWAARETPFVLPPLEVACLGDFVALRPAGRCPELEATAARCVRDLDRFRRPAGNAELARRRPEALPGRERGYLVAWGYPYVFDAYRFHVTLSDGIADPHERQAFQAAAAGWMAGADLSAEPVADACVFVEFAPNLPFRLVYRFRFNS; via the coding sequence ATGCGCTACGGCATCTATTACGCCCCGGCGGAGGATTCGGCGTTCTGGCGGCTCGGTTCGACGTGGCTCGGCCGCGACGCCGCCACCGGCGAGCCGCTCGCCCAGCCCGACGTGCCGGGGATCCGCGAACGCACCGTCGCGCCGCACCGCTACGGCCTGCACGCCACCTTGAAGGCGCCGATCGCCCTCGCCGACGGCTCGCGCGAAGAGGAATTTCTCGAAGCGGTGGAAGCCTGGGCGGCGCGGGAAACACCGTTCGTCCTGCCGCCGCTCGAAGTCGCCTGCCTCGGCGACTTCGTCGCCCTGCGCCCCGCAGGACGCTGCCCGGAGCTGGAGGCGACGGCGGCGCGGTGCGTGCGCGACCTCGACCGTTTCCGCCGCCCGGCGGGGAACGCGGAGCTCGCCCGCCGACGCCCCGAGGCGCTGCCGGGGCGCGAACGCGGCTACCTCGTCGCCTGGGGATATCCCTACGTGTTCGACGCCTACCGCTTCCACGTCACCCTCAGCGACGGTATTGCCGATCCCCACGAACGTCAGGCCTTCCAGGCCGCCGCGGCGGGGTGGATGGCGGGGGCCGACCTCTCGGCCGAGCCGGTCGCGGACGCCTGCGTGTTCGTCGAATTCGCGCCGAACCTGCCGTTCCGCCTCGTCTATCGCTTTAGGTTCAACTCATAA
- the phnM gene encoding carbon-phosphorus lyase complex subunit (Evidence 2a : Function of homologous gene experimentally demonstrated in an other organism; PubMedId : 1840580, 2155230, 9650256; Product type e : enzyme) — protein sequence MTPMILTNARIVTRDAVIAGTVEIADGRIRSVDDGNTANPAALDLEGDYLLPGLVEMHTDNMEKNLEPRPGVKWPSPMAAVLAHDAQIASAGITTVFDAISIGEAHKVGRDAMIADSIAGIERGRADDLLRAEHLIHLRCEVVGATVVEIASAHMHNPLVKVVSLMDHTPGQRQWSDISHWLTYNKTEHLPKAEIDARLAKLREARALYGEAHRQAIVAMARTHGLVIATHDDTEPVHVDEAAEVGATISEFPTTLAAAQRARQLGLKTIMGSPNVVRNGSHSGNVSARELAAQGLLDGLSSDYVPVSLLHAAFLLWEEIGIALPEAVAVVSDNTARMVGLADRGRIAPGLRADLVRVKALPNLPVVRQVWREGRQVA from the coding sequence GTGACCCCGATGATCCTCACCAACGCCCGCATCGTCACCCGCGACGCCGTGATCGCCGGCACCGTCGAAATCGCAGACGGCCGGATCCGCAGCGTCGACGACGGCAACACCGCCAACCCGGCGGCGCTCGACCTGGAGGGCGACTACCTCCTCCCCGGCCTGGTCGAAATGCATACCGACAACATGGAAAAGAACCTGGAGCCCCGCCCGGGGGTGAAGTGGCCCTCGCCGATGGCGGCGGTGCTCGCCCACGACGCGCAGATCGCGAGCGCGGGCATCACCACGGTGTTCGACGCCATCAGCATCGGCGAAGCCCACAAGGTCGGCCGCGACGCGATGATCGCGGATTCGATCGCGGGCATCGAGCGCGGCCGCGCCGACGACCTGCTGCGCGCCGAGCATCTGATCCACCTGCGTTGCGAGGTGGTGGGCGCGACGGTGGTGGAGATCGCGTCGGCCCACATGCACAACCCGCTGGTCAAGGTGGTGTCGCTGATGGACCACACCCCGGGCCAGCGGCAGTGGAGCGACATCTCCCACTGGCTCACCTACAACAAGACCGAGCATCTGCCGAAGGCGGAGATCGACGCGCGCCTCGCCAAGCTGCGGGAAGCCCGGGCGCTGTACGGCGAGGCGCACCGTCAGGCGATCGTGGCGATGGCCCGGACCCACGGTCTGGTGATCGCCACCCACGACGACACCGAGCCGGTCCACGTCGACGAAGCCGCCGAGGTCGGCGCGACGATTTCGGAGTTCCCCACCACCCTCGCGGCGGCGCAGCGCGCCCGTCAGCTCGGCCTCAAGACCATCATGGGATCGCCCAACGTGGTGCGTAACGGCTCCCACTCCGGCAACGTCTCGGCGCGCGAACTCGCCGCACAGGGGCTGCTCGACGGGCTTTCCTCCGATTACGTGCCGGTGAGCCTGCTCCACGCCGCCTTCCTGCTGTGGGAGGAGATCGGCATCGCTCTTCCCGAGGCGGTGGCGGTGGTGTCCGACAACACCGCGCGGATGGTCGGCCTGGCCGATCGCGGCCGCATCGCGCCGGGCCTGCGCGCCGACCTGGTGCGGGTGAAGGCGCTGCCGAACCTGCCGGTGGTGCGGCAGGTGTGGCGCGAAGGGCGGCAGGTGGCGTGA
- the phnL gene encoding carbon-phosphorus lyase complex subunit (Evidence 2a : Function of homologous gene experimentally demonstrated in an other organism; PubMedId : 1840580, 2155230, 9650256; Product type e : enzyme) has product MTTMLSVEGLAKTFTLHTQGGVTIPVFAGLDLAVAAGECVVLHGPSGAGKSTLLRAMYANVLPDAGAVRVRHDGRMIDLARAGSRTVLQVRRRTLGYVSQFLRVIPRVPTLDVVAEPLLRLGCDRDAAHERAAGMLRRLNVPPRLWSLAPATFSGGEQQRVNIARGLIAPMPVLLLDEPTASLDAANRDVVVALIAEAKARGAAVVGIFHDAATRDRVADRLFDLVPLKAA; this is encoded by the coding sequence ATGACGACGATGCTTTCCGTGGAGGGTCTGGCCAAGACCTTCACCCTCCACACCCAGGGCGGGGTAACGATCCCGGTGTTCGCCGGGCTCGATCTCGCGGTTGCGGCGGGAGAATGCGTGGTGCTGCACGGCCCCTCGGGCGCGGGGAAATCCACCCTGCTGCGGGCGATGTACGCGAACGTGCTGCCCGACGCCGGAGCGGTGCGGGTGCGCCACGACGGCCGGATGATCGACCTCGCCCGCGCCGGTTCGCGCACGGTGTTGCAGGTGCGCCGCCGCACCCTCGGCTACGTCAGCCAGTTCCTGCGGGTGATCCCGCGGGTGCCGACCCTCGACGTGGTCGCCGAACCGCTGCTGCGCCTCGGCTGTGACCGCGACGCCGCCCACGAACGCGCCGCCGGAATGCTGCGCCGCCTCAACGTGCCGCCGCGGCTGTGGTCGCTCGCTCCCGCCACCTTCTCCGGCGGCGAACAGCAGCGCGTCAACATCGCCCGCGGCCTGATCGCGCCGATGCCGGTGCTGCTGCTCGACGAACCCACCGCGTCGCTCGACGCCGCCAACCGCGACGTCGTCGTCGCCCTGATCGCCGAGGCCAAGGCGCGCGGCGCGGCGGTGGTCGGCATCTTCCACGACGCCGCCACCCGCGACCGGGTGGCCGACCGCCTGTTCGACCTCGTTCCCCTCAAGGCAGCGTGA
- the phnK gene encoding carbon-phosphorus lyase complex subunit (Evidence 2a : Function of homologous gene experimentally demonstrated in an other organism; PubMedId : 1840580, 2155230, 9650256; Product type e : enzyme) yields the protein MNFHATAALLDDDPPLLSVRGLDKSYGGTLGCRGVSFDLWPGEVLGIVGESGSGKSTLLNCLSGQIDADAGEILYRDRTGETADFRTLPEPKRRALLRGEWGLVHQNPRDGLRLRVSAGANIGERLMAQGVRHYGDIRAAATGWLARVEIDTARTDDLPVRFSGGMQQRLQIARTLVTGPRLVFMDEPTGGLDVSVQARLLDLIRGLVDELGAACVIVTHDLAVARLLAHRLMVMKGGAVVEAGLTDQVLDDPHHPYTQLLVSSVLQV from the coding sequence ATGAACTTCCACGCCACCGCCGCCCTTCTCGACGACGATCCGCCGCTGCTTTCGGTGCGGGGTCTGGACAAGAGCTACGGCGGCACGCTCGGCTGCCGCGGCGTGTCGTTCGATCTCTGGCCCGGCGAGGTGCTGGGCATCGTCGGCGAAAGCGGTTCGGGCAAGTCGACGCTGCTCAACTGCCTGTCCGGCCAGATCGACGCCGACGCGGGCGAAATCCTCTACCGCGACCGCACCGGCGAGACCGCCGATTTCCGCACCCTTCCGGAACCGAAACGGCGGGCTCTGCTGCGCGGCGAATGGGGCTTGGTGCACCAGAACCCGCGCGACGGCCTGCGGCTGCGCGTCTCCGCCGGCGCCAACATCGGCGAGCGGCTGATGGCCCAGGGCGTGCGGCACTACGGCGACATCCGCGCCGCCGCGACCGGTTGGCTCGCCCGCGTCGAGATCGACACCGCGCGCACCGACGATCTGCCGGTCCGCTTCTCGGGCGGCATGCAGCAACGCCTGCAGATCGCCCGCACCCTCGTCACCGGGCCGCGTCTGGTGTTCATGGACGAACCCACGGGCGGGCTCGACGTTTCGGTTCAGGCGCGGCTGCTCGACCTGATCCGCGGGCTCGTCGACGAGCTCGGCGCGGCGTGCGTGATCGTCACCCACGATCTCGCGGTGGCGCGGCTGCTCGCCCACCGCCTGATGGTGATGAAGGGCGGCGCGGTGGTCGAGGCGGGGTTGACCGATCAGGTGCTGGACGACCCCCACCATCCCTATACCCAGTTGCTGGTGTCCTCGGTGTTGCAGGTGTGA
- the phnJ gene encoding carbon-phosphorus lyase complex subunit (Evidence 2a : Function of homologous gene experimentally demonstrated in an other organism; PubMedId : 1840580, 2155230, 9650256; Product type e : enzyme) gives MNAPHSGYNFAYLDEQTKRMIRRAILKAVAIPGYQVPFAGREMPLPYGWGTGGIQVTAAVIGADDTLKVIDQGADDTTNAVSIRRFFQRTAGVATTTATDRASVIQTRHRIPETPLGEHQILVYQVPIPEPLRWMEARESETRKMHALAEYGVMHVRLYEDIAHMGRIVKSYDYPVRVDGRYIMAPSPIPKFDNPKMDRMPALQLFGAGREKRIYAVPPYTRVESLDFEDYPFEIQTWSEGCALCGATDSYLDEVVIDDKGGRMMVCSDTDHCESRRAAGHSGPMAAPYEETPR, from the coding sequence ATGAACGCGCCCCATTCCGGCTACAACTTCGCCTACCTCGACGAACAGACCAAGCGGATGATCCGCCGCGCGATTCTCAAGGCGGTCGCGATTCCCGGCTATCAGGTGCCGTTCGCCGGCCGCGAGATGCCGCTCCCCTACGGCTGGGGCACCGGCGGCATTCAGGTGACGGCGGCGGTGATCGGCGCCGACGACACCCTGAAGGTGATCGACCAGGGCGCCGACGACACCACCAACGCGGTGTCGATCCGGCGTTTCTTCCAGCGCACCGCGGGCGTCGCCACCACCACCGCGACGGACCGGGCAAGCGTGATCCAGACCCGCCACCGCATCCCCGAAACGCCGCTCGGCGAGCACCAGATCCTCGTCTATCAGGTGCCGATTCCCGAACCCCTGCGCTGGATGGAGGCGCGCGAGAGCGAAACCCGCAAGATGCACGCCCTTGCCGAATACGGAGTGATGCACGTGCGCCTCTACGAGGACATCGCCCACATGGGACGGATCGTGAAATCCTACGACTATCCGGTGCGGGTCGACGGCCGCTACATCATGGCGCCCTCGCCGATCCCCAAGTTCGACAACCCGAAGATGGACAGAATGCCCGCGCTCCAGCTCTTCGGCGCGGGCCGCGAGAAGCGCATCTACGCGGTGCCGCCCTACACCCGGGTGGAAAGCCTGGACTTCGAGGACTACCCGTTCGAGATCCAGACCTGGAGCGAGGGATGCGCGCTGTGCGGCGCCACCGACAGCTATCTCGACGAAGTGGTGATCGACGACAAGGGCGGCCGGATGATGGTGTGCTCCGACACCGACCACTGCGAGAGCCGCCGCGCCGCCGGACACTCCGGCCCGATGGCCGCCCCCTACGAGGAGACGCCGCGATGA
- the phnI gene encoding carbon-phosphorus lyase complex subunit (Evidence 2a : Function of homologous gene experimentally demonstrated in an other organism; PubMedId : 1840580, 2155230, 9650256; Product type e : enzyme): protein MYVAVKGGEKAIDNAHALLAEERRGDRTVPELTVAQIREQMSLAVDRVMAEGSLYDPELAALALKQARGDAVEAIFLLRAFRTTLPRLAHSLPVETGEMRAKRRISATFKDIPGGQILGPTFDYTHRLLDFGLLDEAAVPAAAESDAAPEAMPRVVDILGREGLIEGDRPASEGAEIGDLTRAPLEFPAGRDVRLQNLARGDEGFVLGLAYSSQRGFGNTHPFAGEIRVGEVEVEIVPEELGFPIAIGRVELTECQMISQFKGSKTQPPQFTRGYGLTFGHNERKAMAMAIVDRSLRADEFDEERRFPAQDEEFVLGHTDNVEASGFLQHLKLPHYVDFQGELVNVRALRRAADPARKQETVA, encoded by the coding sequence ATGTACGTTGCGGTCAAGGGCGGCGAGAAGGCGATCGACAACGCTCACGCTCTGCTCGCCGAGGAGCGCCGCGGCGACCGGACGGTGCCGGAGCTGACGGTGGCGCAGATCCGCGAGCAGATGTCGCTCGCGGTCGATCGGGTGATGGCGGAGGGTTCGCTCTACGATCCCGAGCTCGCCGCGCTCGCGCTCAAGCAGGCGCGCGGCGACGCGGTGGAAGCGATCTTCCTTCTGCGCGCGTTCCGCACCACCCTGCCGCGCCTCGCCCATTCGCTGCCGGTGGAAACCGGCGAGATGCGGGCGAAACGGCGGATTTCGGCAACCTTCAAGGATATCCCGGGCGGCCAGATCCTCGGGCCGACCTTCGACTACACCCATCGCCTGCTGGATTTCGGCCTGCTCGACGAAGCCGCCGTACCCGCCGCCGCGGAGAGCGACGCCGCCCCCGAGGCGATGCCGCGGGTGGTGGACATCCTCGGCCGAGAGGGTTTGATCGAGGGCGACCGCCCCGCCTCCGAAGGCGCGGAGATCGGCGACCTCACCCGCGCGCCGCTGGAGTTCCCCGCCGGGCGCGACGTGCGCCTGCAGAACCTCGCACGGGGCGACGAAGGTTTCGTTCTCGGCCTCGCCTACTCGTCGCAGCGCGGCTTCGGCAATACCCACCCGTTCGCGGGCGAAATCCGCGTCGGCGAGGTCGAAGTGGAGATCGTGCCCGAGGAACTCGGCTTTCCGATCGCGATCGGCCGGGTCGAACTGACCGAGTGTCAGATGATTTCGCAGTTCAAGGGCTCAAAGACCCAGCCACCGCAGTTCACCCGCGGCTACGGCCTGACCTTCGGCCACAACGAGCGCAAGGCGATGGCGATGGCGATCGTCGACCGCTCGTTGCGCGCCGACGAGTTCGACGAGGAGCGGCGCTTTCCGGCGCAGGACGAGGAGTTCGTACTCGGCCACACCGACAACGTCGAAGCCTCGGGCTTCCTCCAGCACCTCAAGCTGCCCCACTACGTCGATTTCCAGGGCGAGCTGGTCAACGTCCGCGCGCTGCGCCGCGCCGCCGACCCGGCGCGCAAACAGGAGACGGTGGCATGA
- the phnH gene encoding Carbon-phosphorus lyase complex subunit: protein MIPFPSRVHATTSGIPCPGFADPVRDAQRCFRRVLAAMSYPGRPQDLHGLLSAAPAPLYPTTAALCLTLFDIDTPVWLDGALDTPEVRQFLSFHCGCPMAAHPGEAAFALLAIGAAARLGAYHVGTPEYPDRAATLLIQTQAVSGGAPVSAAGPGIPGRQSFEIADTPAAFWAQRAAINAAFPTGLDVVFVDPRQIVGLPRGVRVETEDL from the coding sequence ATGATCCCCTTCCCCTCCCGAGTCCACGCAACGACGTCGGGCATTCCCTGCCCCGGCTTCGCCGATCCGGTGCGCGACGCGCAACGCTGCTTCCGGCGGGTCCTTGCCGCGATGAGCTATCCCGGACGGCCGCAGGACCTCCACGGCCTGTTGTCGGCGGCGCCCGCACCGCTGTACCCGACCACCGCCGCGCTCTGCCTGACCTTGTTCGACATCGATACTCCGGTGTGGCTCGACGGCGCGCTCGATACCCCCGAGGTACGGCAGTTTCTGTCCTTCCACTGCGGTTGCCCGATGGCGGCGCATCCCGGTGAGGCGGCGTTCGCGCTACTGGCGATCGGCGCGGCGGCGCGCCTGGGCGCCTACCACGTCGGCACCCCGGAATACCCCGACCGCGCCGCGACTCTGTTGATCCAGACCCAGGCGGTGAGCGGCGGCGCGCCGGTTTCCGCCGCCGGGCCGGGTATCCCCGGCCGCCAGAGCTTCGAGATCGCGGACACGCCGGCGGCGTTCTGGGCGCAACGGGCGGCGATCAACGCCGCCTTCCCCACCGGCCTCGACGTGGTGTTCGTGGACCCGCGCCAGATCGTCGGCCTACCGCGCGGCGTGCGCGTCGAAACGGAGGATCTCTGA
- the phnG gene encoding Alpha-D-ribose 1-methylphosphonate 5-triphosphate synthase subunit PhnG, with protein sequence MRLCALADRERLEAATAGTDTAAARWLRPPETGLVMVRGRIGGGGAPFNLGEMPVTRCSVALPDGTVGHAYVAGRDPRKAKAAALIDALMQNPARAERLERELIAPLAAALAARDAAQDRKTAATRVDFFTLVRGD encoded by the coding sequence ATGCGTCTCTGCGCCCTCGCCGACCGCGAGCGGCTCGAAGCCGCGACGGCCGGAACCGACACCGCCGCCGCACGCTGGCTGCGCCCGCCCGAGACCGGGTTGGTGATGGTGCGCGGCCGCATCGGCGGTGGCGGCGCGCCGTTCAACCTCGGCGAAATGCCGGTGACGCGCTGCTCGGTGGCGTTGCCCGACGGCACGGTCGGCCACGCCTACGTCGCCGGGCGCGATCCGCGCAAGGCGAAGGCAGCGGCTTTGATCGATGCCCTGATGCAGAACCCGGCGCGGGCCGAACGCCTGGAACGCGAGCTGATCGCCCCGCTCGCCGCCGCGCTGGCGGCGCGGGACGCGGCGCAGGATCGCAAGACCGCGGCGACGCGGGTCGATTTCTTCACCCTGGTGCGCGGAGACTGA
- a CDS encoding conserved hypothetical protein (Evidence 4 : Homologs of previously reported genes of unknown function), whose protein sequence is MKPASVEENRASAEIAPLSREAGRPLWRQVEEALGTAIRGGAVEPGAQLPTEFELAARFGVNRHTIRRALAELEAASLIRVERGRGTFVHENVIDYQVSRRTRFSENLRRQNREPSGIILESGERPAPHPVARALGLADGEATVWMRRLAHADGRPTNVAEHWFPLKRFAGFLDIYRQRLSITATYAYFGIFDYTRKSTRITARMPSLEEAELLKQPKNRPVLVTEAVNVDAEGQPIEYGATAFNGEVVQLVVSGDDL, encoded by the coding sequence ATGAAGCCCGCTTCGGTCGAGGAAAACCGGGCGTCTGCGGAGATCGCGCCACTGTCGCGCGAGGCCGGACGCCCGCTCTGGCGGCAGGTGGAGGAGGCGCTCGGCACGGCGATCCGGGGCGGGGCGGTCGAACCGGGGGCACAACTGCCCACGGAGTTCGAACTGGCGGCGAGGTTCGGAGTGAACCGCCACACCATCCGCCGGGCGCTGGCGGAGCTCGAGGCGGCGAGCCTGATCCGGGTCGAACGCGGCCGCGGCACCTTCGTCCACGAGAACGTCATCGACTATCAGGTCTCGCGCCGGACCCGCTTTTCCGAAAACCTGCGGCGTCAGAATCGGGAGCCTTCGGGGATCATTCTCGAATCCGGCGAGCGGCCCGCGCCGCACCCGGTGGCCCGTGCCCTCGGTCTCGCGGACGGCGAGGCGACGGTCTGGATGCGCCGCCTCGCGCATGCGGACGGCCGTCCCACCAACGTCGCCGAACACTGGTTTCCGCTCAAGCGGTTCGCAGGATTTCTCGACATCTACCGTCAGCGGCTGTCGATCACCGCGACCTACGCCTATTTCGGCATCTTCGACTACACCCGCAAAAGCACCCGCATCACCGCGCGGATGCCGAGCCTGGAAGAAGCGGAGCTGCTCAAGCAGCCGAAGAATCGGCCGGTGCTGGTGACGGAAGCGGTCAACGTCGACGCCGAAGGGCAGCCGATCGAGTACGGCGCCACCGCCTTCAACGGCGAAGTGGTACAACTGGTGGTAAGCGGAGACGACCTCTAA